The following nucleotide sequence is from Apium graveolens cultivar Ventura chromosome 4, ASM990537v1, whole genome shotgun sequence.
CCTGTATTGGTCATTGCAATACACTGATGGCATGAGAACAGATGTAGGCTCCTAATGTGCCATTTGATTATTACATTACTTACTAATCCTTTCCTTACCGCACACCAAAGTGAATTGTAAAATGTCAATAAACCCGACTACTAAAGGTTTGACATAAATGCAAAGAACATCATGTAATTATGCAAGTATATCACAAAACATCCTACACTTATAAGTTAAGCAAATACGAATACATACATGATATTCAGATAAACAACTGTAACAAAGACTCCTAGGACAGAATTACAATGTTGACCCAACATAGTCAATCAACTTTTGGACTGTAAGCCTAAAGGTGAGGTCAAACCCATTTTCCTCTACATTTCAAGTAGACATAGTTTTATTATTCCAAACAACATTCCCCGCAGTTTGTAATCATCTTCAAACTGTAGATAATGTGGCTGCACAAACATGCATTTACTAATTATAGAGTAAATCAATCCTGTTTGGTATATCTTATAGTGAAAAAAGTTCTGACAGGGTGTTTAGTATATAATCTATAAATTGTGTTGTAAGAAAGTTCTCACTGGGTTACAGGTCACTATTAGATTACCAAAACACCCCATATTTTTTATTTGGGAGGATTGAAAAAAGTATCAAATCAACAAGTCACATGCAGCCAAGATGGATGAACTTCATTTCTATCATCTTTAAGATTTTGCCATTATCATCTTTAAGATTTCATTTTCAACATCACTTGGATGTGCATGAGGTTTTAAATAGAAACTTCTATGCATGCTATAGACTATAGATTATTACACTTGTGCAAGAAAACAAACCTTTGTTACATCAACAAAAGAATCAAGATCTGGAGTCGGTTTCCCATTGACTTCAACAATCCACTGAAGAGCAAATAAACCATATCTGTGAACAGGACTCCCATGGCACCACCTGACAAGAGCACCAAATCTTCAATATTTACGCTTGTTTGGCACAATTAATAAATGAAGATAGGTACAAACTTATAAAACTTTAATACAAAACACAAAATACAAAATTTGGTCAGGGGACAAACTGAGGAAGTGAGGATCAGCAAATCATTTTTATGATTGACCAGACAGAGGTAAGGATCAGGGATCAACATCAATAAAGACCAACTTCATTTCCTAGTTTGAAGATTTTCAGGTTAAAGACTCCGATCCACCAGATACATTGATAGACTAATTGACAGTGAGACACTTGTTCAAtcatttctctctctctcacatGCACACAAAAGAAGAAAGCATAACAACAATTATAAACTTATCTAGCAACGCGGTTAGATCAACATTCACCAAACAACGCATTATATACACCACAACAAGGAAAAAGGGCAAGACCCGATTCATGTAGCATCCAAAAATTATGCTCTACCTAATCATCATGAAATGATTAAACTTTCTGGATTTCCATTAAATATACTAAAAACTTACCTTGTAATGTATACACCATGTCCTTCTTCGGGCAGAAATCCAAGAGCACGGACCGCAGAATGAGGCTCATGGACAATACATCCACACCAATTAATAACACGTGTCGTGCCAGTCCCATCCCTTACATCTGTTCCTACCAGAAGTTCAATCTCAGAACCCTAAATTGCCAGAATAAAAAAGTTCAAGTTGACGCGATTAGAGATGATTTCAACTTTAAAAGGTTATTTAATGTAAAAGACAGATCATAGCACAAGAAAACGTAAGGAgtgtttaaaaattaaatatggTTCGGTGGTCAAGTATGAGACTCACTTGACGAAATATAGTTAACTTAAGCTTCCCATCATTGTCACCATACTGATCTAACAGGTGGCAAGCATCTTCTACGTCTCTAAAACATGTAACTGGTTCCTTATCAATCGCCAAGATCATGTCACCTTGTTCAAGTAAGTTTTCTACACTTGAACCCGCAAAACAACCTTTAACGCGCAAAACTTGACGTCTCACAGGATCCTTCTTCACAAGAGCCTAAAGAATAGACAACAACACATACTGTGAACTGAAAATTATAATTTACCATGATTTACGTGGTTGCATTAGACATCAATGCAGTGACAACTGACAGACTGACTAGTATGAAGCAACTAGCCAAGAACATTGCACACTTGGCTGTTGTAACTCAAAGCAGAAAGGGCCAAAGAGAACGCTCTGGTTTTATTAAAATAGAAATGTATAGAACCATGTTCCATGTCGAGAGATAATGAAACAAAAATGGAGGCAATTTTTTAATGGCCAGTCTTACTTGGATCCATTTGTCACTTAGTCCAAAACTCCGAGCTTTGGAGAGCAGTGTAGGATAAAGTTCAACCTCTAATATCCTAACAAGAGGCATTGGCCTTTTGATACCATTGATGAGGAGAGAAGGTCCTTTAGCACCGGATATTATTTTCTTCAGTACATTGTTAATTGTAATTATGGGAATGCCTCTGACAAATTGATGATCTTCAGACGAAGTAGAGCCATATTTTAGCTGCAAAGGAGGAAATAAGTTAATATCTTATTTCATTGACGATGCAGATCACAAGTATTAGAGATCAGTACAAACCTGAGTTGAAAAGCTTCCCCAGATAGCTTGAACCCTTCCTCGCTCATCAGTCAGTGCACCAGAAAATGTACTCCCAAAATCTGCAGCAGGGGtgatatttaaaattttaatataaactACACTAATACATTCACTTGGCTATAACAACTTAAAATATTTtgtttagaaaaaaaaaatagCCAAAAACATCTTTACCTGTATCAAGCTCAATGACTTCCATATTTGTTGATCTATAACGTGGGCAGTCAGCTGATGCAATATTTAGAGCAGCACAAGGGTTGGTGACAACAGATTTTCTAGACGTTGCATGCAAACTCCTACTTAAACCCACAAGATATACTGGATCTCCACGGCGTATTGCAGGTTCTGTCTTGGAAAAGATATGCTAAATGAAGCATCTGTCTAAAAATTGGACTATACTTTGAAAAAGATAATAGATGGAAGGAAGCGAAAAACATGGGTTTTAATGCAGTACAAGGGAAAAGATACAAAGAACAAGTATGGTTGAGACTCCTGACGGAATTATAAACACAACATACTTGCATATAAATATGCCTAAATATAAATGTAATGTCAAACCATTATCTCCTATAGGTCTATAGTGTGTTAAACCATTGCAAAAGTAGTAAAGTACAGCATTTTCTAACAGATATATAGAACTGTTTTCATCGACATTTACCAGTTCCCTTTTGGTTTTAACTACAGTTGACACTTACAGTAACAATAATATGTATGAGAAGCCTGATTACAGGAATAAGATATTTCAGTAAGCACACTGTCTAATAAAATCGAATTTTAAGAAAAGATAAAAACTTCTGTACAAAAAAAACAACCTGGCTCCGAGCACTAGGCTCTTTTGCATTTCGTCCCATTTCAATACATACATATGTCCAGATATTACTACTAAATATATCCAAGTACCGTAAGATGTGTTCGAAATTAATTTCAGCACATCATGTTCCACAAAACTACGCTACCTTACTGATGGCTGTCTGATGCATCTGACGAACAAAGAGGAGACGACATACAATAAAGAATTGAATCTGATTTTTCATGCATGAAATACATCAACCTTTATTGATTAATGGTTATTTGGCATGCTTTACATATATAAACCAGTGTTGTAAAAAGCGGGAATTGGACTTGATCAATGTCAATTGGGTAATTGGGGATTAATCGGAATGATTAATCGAGTCAGTAATCGAAACTAattatatactccctccgtccctttcaattgtttacattttttagagagtgtccgacacgcattttaaggtgcatataaaatatagttctgtaatttttttttacaattttatttttctgaataaaaactaaaacattcaatttttattcagaaaaagaaaattgtaaaaataagttacataactatactttttatgcaccttaaaatgcgtgtcggacacttccttagaaatgtaaacaattggaagggactgagagagtatataatttttttcctatatatataattattatattgttttagtTATGCATTTATAATTATCATATGTTtatacaaaaatattttaaatttttttatgataaatataatatttttataatatctAACTTTTGAATCGGGATCAATTTGAGAAGAAAAACTAAAGAGTTTGTTATTTATCCGTCTAGTCTACAACAGGAATTATGTATACGAGAATAATACTTTTTTGTTTTTATTCAAAGTTCTAGCTTTTAAATTTTTAACTATATTTtacataatttataattttttaccAACCGGGCCGATTTTTGACCGATGAAtccaatttttataaaataacaattttgacccgattttagcATAATTGAATTACTTTGTCACCGTCTAGCGTTTATTCGATGATTAATCCCGACTGATCACCGACTTTTAACATTGATATAAACATGGAACAGATAAAGTGAAATTTAAAGAAATAAGAAGTTTCAAAACCTAAAGCATAATTAAATTTCTCGAATAGATGTCTAACAATCAATACAAAAGGTCCAGCATACCAGGAAGAAGTTCTGCAGCACGCACTAGAGAAGCACCAATAGTACCAAGAGCAGCAGGGTTGTATGATACAAGAGCATAATTATGGACGGGATGTAGAAATACCACCTAGCAAATTGCAAGTTGCTGAGTAAAAATattcaaattaaaaattatttaccAATAATAGCATTTAATTACCTCCCCGGTAATTTCAATTGGAAAAgcagcaaaagagagcatcacTTCAGATGCAGAGATGGCAACAGTGTTCCTGTCAACCACAACTAATCCCATTGTTTCAGAATGGTATATGATGACACCAGTCCCAAAAAAATGTTGGGAGTGAACACCATCAACCATACATGATGATGGTACATGAACCTGAAAGTTTAGACATCAGAAAGAAAAATACGAGTGGAGTGCGCAACTGGGACATATAAAAAGATCAATTTTTTATCTTCATTTTTAAGTGATAAATATAATTGATAATCTGGATTTAATGACACTGACCAAacacaaactaaatattaaagCAGTTCTTGTACTGCTGGAAAGAGTTGACCCCTCATTTTTGACAGGAATCATATATAATAAGATACATGAAAAACTTTTATGTTGTAGTACATCTTTCATAAATCTGGAAATAGTAAGAGATAACATGGGCCTCATATGCTATATAATCTTCGTGAGGGATCTAAAGGGCATGAATCTATAAAATTTAAGTTGCAACGAGACTCTTTCATGCTGTAGTCAGATAATAATCATAAATCATAGTATATTATCGCAGCATATTGACATTCTTCGAATAAAATTTCCACTATACAAACAGAGATATATAACTGGCATGGTATAGATATAAGATGTCGTACAAGAATTTGATAGCAAATGAAGAGGTTACTAGAATGTGTAACTAATGACACAAGACAAGTTGAGAATATTGTTGAAAACAAGGAATTTAGAGACATATAACTCCTCGTATTTATTGAATATTCATCACTTCGCAGATCTGAAGAACATAAAATGATTACATCACCTTATATTGGATGAAAGCCCTGTATTAGATGATAAGAAACTGATCCTAATAATTAGCTAGATTACTTATAGATGACTATTACTGAATATTCTAATTCTCAGGTTGACCTAATTagtttatacatatatattacaTTACAGATACACTTTTATCTATATAATAAAAAAGAACAAGTTTTTAAACATTTTTCTGCTCTGCATAAACCAGGAAGAAAAAAAACAGACGCAAATTTAGAGAAAAGCTAAGCGTGACAAGATACATTGATTTGATACAGCTAAAAAAAATTGTATCGTTACAAAACAGACTTAAACAAAAGGGGCCCAGGATGTACACAAAAGGGGCCCAGGATGTCTCACACCACCCAAAACTAGCTTTCACTGTTTGAAGACCTGCCCCGCCCCTAAAATTATCTTGTCTTGTCACCTAGCAAATCTAATATTGTTTACTATCTAGCTACCTTTTTAAAACTAATAGTGAAAGTAAAGGGAAGATTCTTGATTGTACGAAGATAATAACCAACAATTTTTCCCCAAAAGAATTAAAGTTGGGTCGCCTAACATGAACCACACACATTGGTCGGTCACATTAGAATCTCATTAGCAACTAAATTTTTTACCTCTAACATGACAAGCGTAGGCTCAATCAGACGCTCAGCAACTGAAGCATTTGCAGCACCAGCTTGGACACCTTGATTACCAATCAGCAGCGCATCTTCCGAGGCAACTGGTTCCGCCAATTGCAAGTCATCATGGCCGTGTAAGGAAGAATCAGTAGTAACTATGCCATTAGAAGATCTATCTTCTTCCACACGCCGCTTTTTTGTTCCAGAATCAGATTCTTTTCGTGATTCAGCTTCAGGTCCATCGCCAACATGCTCATGATTATTTTCCATAGTCGTGTCACCATCTGTTAATTCTTGGCTTCTATCTTGTCGCATAGGTTCCGGTAAACTAGCTTTGTCAAAATCAGAAGAAACATTCTTGTTTACTAGACCACTTTTGACTTGGTTCATGACAGATGAAAGAAGAGGAGCATCAGGTGGCAAAGCAGGTTTTGCATTCCACAAACCAGAGCTGTCATCACGAGTGTACATCAGAGGAGGGGCATACCATCCGTGTCCATCCACTGTCACTAGGACCGACTACATAGAGAAATATTTTCAATTAATCATCAGAGAATTCAGAAACAATGAGAAAAAAAAAAAGATGTGTTTATAGTTTTTACACAAAAAAACTATAATAGGTGTTTTTATACAGAATAATATCATGACGACAGGATAGGAGATATAAAACACATGCACACATTACATCAGATTCTGCAAGTATATGCAATATGCATCTTATCAGCACCAAAAGAATCAATGCAGAGATCACACATTACCCAGGGGAGCATTTCTGGAGTGAGATTATGaatattatacatattatttcgacCCATTTAAATGGCAATTTTATTACATTAACCTCTAACCCAAAGCATGAATGATTCTTGAAAAACTACCATATTTTATGGAATAAAACCTAAAGTAAAAACATTTCTACAACATATACGAAAAGACAGCGTTCATATGACCCATACAGACTAAATGTGAATTTATATATACCTTACTACGATGTCGATCTGTGTAACTAATGTACTCCAACGGTACTCGTGCTCTCCTGGAAAGCTTAGAAAAAACAGTGATCAGATCTTCAAGCTGCGAAATCTCTTCTCCTGCAAACTTCTTAATTATTGCATGGCGTGGAACTCCAGCTCTATTGAGCATATA
It contains:
- the LOC141717901 gene encoding protease Do-like 7; this encodes MSSRLESEETTGTESMIKEELCMDIDPPFTENHATPEDWRRALSKVVPAVVVLRTTACRAFDTEPAGAGYATGFVVDKRNGIILTNRHVVKPGPVVAEAMFVNREEVPVYPVYRDPVHDFGFFRYDPDAIQFLSYEDIPLAPEAACVGLEIRVVGNDSGEKVSILAGTLARLDRDAPHYKKDGYNDFNTFYMQAASGTKGGSSGSPVIDWQGRAVALNAGSKSSSASAFFLPLQRVVRALKFLQNGRETFRDKWEAVPIPRGTLQMTFVHKGFDETRRLGLQSETEQLVRRESPLIETGMLVVDSVVPGGPAYNHLEPGDILIRINGEVITQFLKMETLLDDSVHQKVELQIERGGKSLAVVLPVEDLHSITPNYFLEVSGAVIHPLSYQQARNFRFNCGIVYVSEPGYMLNRAGVPRHAIIKKFAGEEISQLEDLITVFSKLSRRARVPLEYISYTDRHRSKSVLVTVDGHGWYAPPLMYTRDDSSGLWNAKPALPPDAPLLSSVMNQVKSGLVNKNVSSDFDKASLPEPMRQDRSQELTDGDTTMENNHEHVGDGPEAESRKESDSGTKKRRVEEDRSSNGIVTTDSSLHGHDDLQLAEPVASEDALLIGNQGVQAGAANASVAERLIEPTLVMLEVHVPSSCMVDGVHSQHFFGTGVIIYHSETMGLVVVDRNTVAISASEVMLSFAAFPIEITGEVVFLHPVHNYALVSYNPAALGTIGASLVRAAELLPEPAIRRGDPVYLVGLSRSLHATSRKSVVTNPCAALNIASADCPRYRSTNMEVIELDTDFGSTFSGALTDERGRVQAIWGSFSTQLKYGSTSSEDHQFVRGIPIITINNVLKKIISGAKGPSLLINGIKRPMPLVRILEVELYPTLLSKARSFGLSDKWIQALVKKDPVRRQVLRVKGCFAGSSVENLLEQGDMILAIDKEPVTCFRDVEDACHLLDQYGDNDGKLKLTIFRQGSEIELLVGTDVRDGTGTTRVINWCGCIVHEPHSAVRALGFLPEEGHGVYITRWCHGSPVHRYGLFALQWIVEVNGKPTPDLDSFVDVTKELEHGVFVRVKTIHLNGKPRVLTLKQDLHYWPTWELRFDRETAQWHRKTIKALN